From a single Paraburkholderia edwinii genomic region:
- a CDS encoding class-II fumarase/aspartase family protein, producing MQSLRAMFSTAPMRALWDDDAIYRAMLRFEAMLAEAQAQCGLIPREAAHVIGQVCAEADGFDWTAISGDARIAGTAAIPFVKALKREVEQRASGCSAFVHYGSTSQDVCETALVMQTRQALALIYAQMQRLGDALAGLVERHRRTPVLARTLMQPAAPVSFGWKAAGWLDALARCALALREAGEAARVLQLGGANGARVALGTHADAVATSLAARLSLASTPLAWHGARDRLARLGNELALSCAMLGKLGRDISLMMQSEVAEVFEPSGEGRGGSSAMPHKRNPVACMHMLDAASRAPALSSSLVADMTAEHERGLGSWPHALPLLADLFMLLDNSVTMAAETIEGLRVEPNAMRANLERLHGVVYSEGASLLLGCEIGTQAAQRIVNELCKRALDEQADFCALLHTHPDVQGKIAAEVIDRACGLDACLDAAAAQCAPILAAWPAQRAALGGEPT from the coding sequence ATGCAATCACTACGCGCCATGTTTTCGACGGCGCCGATGCGTGCGCTATGGGATGACGACGCAATCTATCGTGCCATGTTGCGCTTCGAAGCGATGCTTGCGGAAGCGCAGGCTCAATGCGGACTGATTCCGCGCGAAGCGGCACACGTTATCGGGCAGGTATGCGCCGAGGCCGACGGATTCGACTGGACCGCGATTTCCGGCGACGCGCGTATCGCAGGCACGGCGGCCATTCCTTTCGTCAAGGCGCTCAAACGCGAAGTCGAGCAGCGCGCGTCCGGTTGTTCGGCATTCGTGCATTACGGCTCCACGAGCCAGGACGTTTGCGAAACCGCGCTCGTCATGCAGACACGGCAGGCGCTTGCACTCATTTACGCGCAGATGCAACGACTCGGCGACGCGCTCGCCGGTCTGGTCGAGCGGCATCGCCGCACGCCGGTTCTCGCGCGTACGCTGATGCAGCCCGCGGCGCCCGTGTCGTTCGGCTGGAAGGCGGCAGGATGGCTCGATGCGCTCGCACGCTGCGCGCTCGCGTTGCGCGAGGCCGGAGAAGCGGCTCGCGTGCTCCAGCTCGGTGGCGCCAACGGCGCACGCGTTGCGCTGGGCACGCATGCCGATGCGGTCGCGACGTCGCTTGCTGCGCGATTGAGCCTCGCATCGACGCCGCTCGCCTGGCATGGCGCGCGCGATCGCCTCGCGCGGCTCGGTAACGAACTCGCGCTCTCGTGCGCGATGCTCGGCAAGCTCGGCCGCGATATCTCGCTGATGATGCAAAGTGAAGTGGCCGAGGTTTTCGAGCCGTCGGGAGAGGGCAGGGGCGGTTCATCGGCGATGCCGCACAAACGCAATCCGGTCGCCTGCATGCATATGCTCGATGCCGCGTCGCGTGCGCCGGCGCTTTCGTCTTCGCTGGTGGCCGATATGACCGCCGAGCACGAACGCGGCCTCGGCAGTTGGCCCCATGCATTGCCGTTGCTGGCCGATCTTTTCATGCTGCTCGATAACAGCGTGACGATGGCTGCCGAAACGATCGAAGGACTGCGTGTCGAGCCGAATGCGATGCGCGCGAACCTCGAGCGTTTGCACGGTGTTGTCTATTCGGAGGGCGCCAGTTTGCTGCTCGGCTGTGAAATCGGCACGCAGGCTGCGCAACGCATCGTCAACGAATTGTGCAAACGGGCGCTCGACGAGCAAGCCGACTTCTGCGCGCTGCTGCATACGCATCCCGACGTGCAAGGCAAGATTGCGGCCGAGGTTATCGATCGCGCTTGCGGTCTCGACGCGTGCCTCGATGCCGCCGCTGCGCAGTGCGCGCCGATACTCGCCGCCTGGCCGGCCCAGCGCGCGGCGCTGGGCGGCGAACCGACGTAA
- the pcaD gene encoding 3-oxoadipate enol-lactonase — protein MPYASNGGTRLYWRCDGKRSLPALVLGNSLGTDFSLWDPVLPRLMRHFRVIRFDMRGHGASDAPRGAYTLAQLAGDLAAIVDAAGLERFHYCGVSLGGMVGMAYAQRDDHRLDRLVLSNTAVQFPEDAWNARIDRVMSGGMQAVADTVLERFFTSAFRARGDVNLERVRETLLSIDPDGYIGCCKAIRDMRIAEGLGAIDVPTLVITASDDQSTPPARGAEIVAAIPGAQLAGLPGAHIPMTELPVQWSDTVLAFLAPEGELSELERYDIGLERRREILGRDYVDARLAARTRFNARFQEMITQLAWGTIWTSSRFDDVTRRIVVLSMTAALGRWEEFELHVGAALRAGVEAQMIEEALFMVSVYAGVPAANTGFAIAGKLLKEHPAGDPHRAS, from the coding sequence ATGCCCTACGCAAGCAACGGCGGCACCCGTCTCTACTGGCGTTGCGACGGCAAGCGATCGCTGCCGGCGCTCGTGCTCGGCAATTCGCTCGGCACCGACTTCTCGCTATGGGACCCGGTATTGCCGCGTCTGATGCGACACTTCCGTGTGATCCGCTTCGATATGCGCGGCCACGGCGCTTCCGATGCGCCGCGTGGCGCTTACACGCTCGCTCAGTTAGCCGGCGATCTTGCAGCGATCGTCGATGCCGCGGGTCTAGAGCGCTTTCACTACTGCGGCGTGTCGCTGGGCGGCATGGTCGGCATGGCGTATGCGCAGCGCGATGACCATCGGCTCGATCGGCTCGTGTTGTCGAACACCGCGGTGCAGTTTCCCGAAGACGCGTGGAACGCGCGCATCGACCGCGTGATGAGTGGCGGCATGCAAGCCGTCGCGGACACTGTGCTCGAGCGGTTTTTCACCTCGGCTTTCCGGGCGCGCGGCGACGTGAATCTCGAACGCGTGCGCGAGACGCTGCTGTCGATCGACCCCGATGGCTATATCGGCTGCTGCAAGGCGATCCGCGACATGCGCATTGCCGAGGGCCTCGGCGCGATCGATGTGCCGACGCTCGTTATTACCGCTAGTGACGATCAGTCGACGCCGCCCGCGCGCGGCGCAGAAATCGTGGCAGCCATCCCCGGTGCGCAACTCGCCGGCCTGCCCGGTGCGCACATTCCGATGACCGAGTTGCCCGTCCAGTGGAGCGACACGGTGCTCGCCTTTCTTGCACCCGAAGGCGAGCTGTCGGAGCTCGAGCGCTACGACATCGGCCTTGAACGCCGCCGCGAAATTCTCGGCCGCGACTATGTCGATGCGCGCCTGGCTGCACGCACTCGTTTTAATGCGCGCTTTCAGGAAATGATCACGCAGCTCGCGTGGGGCACGATCTGGACGTCGAGCCGCTTCGACGACGTGACGCGCCGCATCGTGGTCCTGTCGATGACCGCCGCGCTCGGACGCTGGGAAGAATTCGAACTGCACGTCGGCGCTGCGTTGCGTGCCGGCGTCGAAGCACAGATGATCGAGGAAGCGCTGTTTATGGTTAGCGTGTACGCGGGCGTGCCGGCCGCGAATACGGGCTTTGCAATCGCGGGCAAGCTGCTCAAGGAACATCCGGCCGGGGACCCTCATCGGGCGTCGTAG